From the genome of Candidatus Krumholzibacteriia bacterium, one region includes:
- the carA gene encoding glutamine-hydrolyzing carbamoyl-phosphate synthase small subunit translates to MNPRPRGKMILADGTRYDGLLTGAAARTGWGGPVWGEVVFNTSMTGYQEVITDPSYAGQIVVMTYPQIGNYGVTVDDNEKPATAARALVVRDLQEFFSPGPGRSALEPFMVEQGLAGLTGVDTRAVTRHIRDKGAIIAAIGGENMRDEDLLALARSKKLDRGERLVAGVSGTLNALHAGDERRAAVIDLGVKKSIVDNVRRLGVTTRVFDAGFKAAEILEGGFDFVVVSNGPGDPADIPEVVEQVNQLIGRTPMLGICLGHQLIARALGAETYKLKFGHHGANQPVIDHRTNQVFITSQNHNFAVSDDIADHAGVTITYTNAADGTLEGFIDEHRKVECVQFHPEASPGPHDCHFIFDRFYQKAKEWNHAQA, encoded by the coding sequence ATGAATCCCCGCCCGCGTGGCAAAATGATCCTCGCCGACGGAACCCGTTACGACGGCCTTCTCACCGGCGCGGCGGCCCGCACAGGCTGGGGCGGGCCCGTCTGGGGCGAGGTCGTCTTCAACACCTCGATGACCGGTTACCAGGAGGTCATCACCGATCCGTCCTACGCGGGGCAGATCGTGGTGATGACCTACCCGCAGATCGGCAACTACGGCGTCACCGTGGACGACAACGAGAAACCTGCGACCGCGGCGCGCGCGCTGGTGGTGCGCGACCTGCAGGAATTCTTCTCTCCCGGTCCTGGGCGCAGCGCGCTCGAGCCCTTCATGGTGGAGCAGGGACTCGCCGGCCTAACCGGCGTGGATACACGCGCGGTCACGCGCCACATTCGCGACAAGGGTGCGATCATCGCCGCCATTGGCGGTGAGAACATGCGCGACGAGGACCTGCTGGCGCTGGCGCGCTCGAAGAAGCTCGACCGCGGCGAGCGGCTGGTGGCGGGCGTCTCCGGCACACTCAACGCCCTGCACGCGGGCGACGAGCGCCGCGCGGCGGTCATCGACCTGGGTGTCAAGAAGAGCATCGTGGACAATGTGCGCCGGCTGGGTGTCACCACGCGCGTGTTCGATGCCGGCTTCAAGGCGGCGGAGATCCTGGAGGGCGGGTTTGACTTCGTGGTGGTGTCCAACGGACCGGGCGATCCCGCCGACATCCCGGAGGTGGTCGAGCAGGTGAACCAGCTGATCGGGCGCACGCCGATGCTCGGCATCTGTCTCGGTCACCAGCTCATCGCGCGCGCGCTCGGTGCCGAAACCTACAAGCTCAAGTTCGGGCACCACGGCGCCAACCAGCCGGTGATCGACCACCGCACCAACCAGGTGTTCATCACCAGCCAGAACCACAATTTCGCGGTCAGCGACGACATCGCCGACCACGCCGGGGTCACTATCACCTACACCAACGCGGCGGACGGAACGCTGGAGGGATTCATCGACGAACACCGCAAGGTCGAGTGCGTCCAGTTCCACCCCGAGGCATCGCCGGGACCGCACGACTGTCACTTCATCTTCGACCGTTTCTACCAGAAAGCGAAGGAGTGGAACCATGCCCAGGCTTGA
- a CDS encoding aromatic ring-hydroxylating dioxygenase subunit alpha produces the protein MHRFIAHVRDDWYPLCRSEQLRSQPLAASLFGVPVVLFRTAGGQAAALADRCPHRNVPLSLGRVRGECIQCAYHGWQFDPAGQCRAVPGLVGDVRARERRAAAYATRESQGFVWVYGREDTPPLREPFQFPYVGVRGWSSARETLDVDASLHAVAENALDVPHTAFLHGGLFRSEDRPRREIEVVVRRHPDRVEAEYIGESRPPGVVARLLAPRGGEVVHFDRFILPSVAQVEYRLGESGLCISAALAPLGDYRTRLAVMFSYRLPVPGWMVRPLLRRFAMRIFRQDARMLARQTETVRRFGEENYKFTEIDVLGSEIFDLLRAAAAGSRGDAPVRERRIRIAV, from the coding sequence ATGCACCGTTTCATTGCACACGTCCGCGACGACTGGTACCCGCTGTGCCGGTCCGAGCAGTTGCGGTCGCAACCGCTGGCGGCGTCCCTGTTCGGCGTGCCCGTGGTGCTGTTTCGCACCGCCGGCGGGCAGGCGGCTGCGCTCGCCGACCGCTGCCCGCACCGCAACGTTCCCCTGTCGCTGGGCCGGGTGCGGGGCGAGTGCATCCAGTGCGCGTATCACGGCTGGCAGTTCGACCCCGCGGGGCAGTGTCGCGCCGTGCCGGGGCTGGTGGGCGACGTGCGCGCGCGCGAGCGGCGCGCCGCGGCGTACGCAACCCGCGAGTCGCAGGGCTTCGTGTGGGTGTACGGCAGGGAGGACACCCCCCCGCTGCGCGAGCCGTTTCAGTTTCCGTATGTGGGGGTGCGCGGCTGGAGCAGCGCGCGTGAGACCCTCGACGTCGACGCCTCGCTGCACGCGGTGGCGGAGAACGCGCTCGACGTTCCGCACACCGCCTTTCTGCACGGCGGACTCTTTCGCAGCGAGGATCGCCCGCGACGGGAAATCGAGGTGGTGGTGCGCCGCCATCCCGACCGCGTCGAGGCCGAGTACATCGGCGAATCGCGCCCGCCCGGCGTCGTCGCCCGCCTGTTGGCGCCGCGCGGGGGCGAAGTGGTCCACTTCGACCGCTTCATCCTGCCGTCGGTGGCCCAGGTGGAGTATCGCCTGGGCGAGTCCGGCCTGTGCATCTCCGCCGCACTGGCACCGCTGGGCGACTACCGCACGCGCCTGGCGGTGATGTTCTCCTACCGGCTGCCGGTGCCGGGCTGGATGGTGCGCCCGCTGCTGCGCCGTTTCGCCATGCGCATCTTCCGGCAGGACGCCCGCATGCTCGCGCGCCAGACCGAGACCGTGCGCCGCTTCGGGGAGGAGAACTACAAGTTCACCGAGATCGACGTGCTGGGGTCGGAGATATTCGACCTGTTGCGTGCCGCCGCGGCGGGTTCGCGTGGCGACGCGCCGGTGCGCGAACGGCGCATCCGTATCGCGGTGTGA
- a CDS encoding FeoB-associated Cys-rich membrane protein, which yields MSNTLQTILVLAAVIAAVAWLVTGRLRRRRAGSKCDHCGLAEAVRTTKSSKSS from the coding sequence ATGTCGAACACGCTGCAAACCATCCTTGTACTCGCGGCCGTCATCGCCGCCGTGGCCTGGCTCGTCACCGGCCGGCTGCGCCGCCGCCGCGCGGGCAGCAAGTGCGACCACTGCGGGCTCGCCGAGGCCGTCCGCACCACGAAGTCGTCGAAGTCATCCTGA
- the feoB gene encoding ferrous iron transport protein B, with the protein MSSLSELIRPRRGGLRVVGGPDGDPEKTRVVAILGNPNSGKSTLFNRLTGMRAKVGNYAGVTVEKKVGRCALPSGGRVDVLDLPGTYSLHPGSPDEMIVRDVLFGLSPDTPSPDLVVFVVDSTQLERQLFLALQLISIGRPVVLALNMIDAARAEGISIDEETLQLRLGVPVVSISAAKGIGIGNLRRLMEREVAPSARTFRQRPAPVQRVLDSLSARLPRRGLLSSTGRTDLAAAILLDDGEDDAIARFVPPDVQDDLRVLRRRLDQSWPDWRVDDARGVYEAIDDIMEVAVSSRGEGKEARTRARIDRVLTHRIFGPVIFVLLMGAIFQSVFEWAAPAMDWIDSSVSMFGSFVGAHLPDGPLRSLVVDGVIAGVGATLIFVPQIAVLFFFLSVMEGSGYMARAAFIMDRVMGRVGLSGRSFIPLLSSFACAIPGIMATRTIDNRRDRITTMMIAPFMSCSARLPVYAVLIGAFIPRTRIGFLTLPGITLFSMYFLGIVAAIAVAAVLKRTALRGGKPLYVMELPPYRMPAWRTVVHTVRERSLLFLQKAGTVILAVSIILWFLASYPGAGEQGRELEARIDVAAQAGDVVTADALRNELAGLNLRDSFAGRGGRLLEPLIEPLGFDWRIGIGLITSFAAREVMVSTMATVFNLGESDAGLHTLRDKLRLATDAETGARAYSSLTAVSLMVFFVLACQCMSTVAVVRRETNSWRWPLFMMVMMNALAWIVSFAVFQGGRLIGLG; encoded by the coding sequence ATGTCGAGCCTGTCTGAACTGATCCGCCCGCGCCGCGGCGGCCTGCGGGTCGTGGGCGGCCCCGACGGCGACCCGGAGAAGACGCGCGTCGTCGCGATCCTCGGCAATCCCAACTCCGGGAAGTCGACCCTCTTCAACCGGCTCACCGGGATGCGCGCCAAGGTGGGCAACTACGCCGGCGTCACCGTGGAGAAGAAGGTGGGCCGGTGCGCGCTGCCGTCCGGCGGTCGCGTGGACGTGCTCGACCTGCCCGGCACCTACAGCCTCCACCCCGGATCGCCCGACGAGATGATCGTGCGCGACGTGCTCTTCGGGCTCTCCCCCGATACGCCGTCGCCGGACCTGGTGGTCTTCGTCGTCGATTCCACCCAGCTGGAGCGGCAGTTGTTTCTCGCACTGCAACTGATCAGCATCGGGCGCCCCGTGGTGCTCGCGCTCAACATGATAGACGCTGCGCGCGCCGAAGGTATTTCCATCGACGAGGAGACCCTGCAGCTTCGCCTCGGCGTGCCGGTGGTGTCAATATCCGCGGCCAAGGGAATCGGCATCGGCAACCTGCGCCGCCTGATGGAGCGCGAAGTGGCGCCGTCGGCGCGCACCTTCCGGCAGCGCCCCGCACCGGTGCAGCGCGTACTGGACAGCCTGAGCGCGCGCCTGCCGCGGCGCGGGCTACTCTCGTCCACCGGACGCACCGACCTGGCGGCCGCGATCCTGCTCGACGACGGCGAGGACGACGCCATCGCGCGTTTCGTGCCGCCCGACGTGCAGGACGACCTGCGCGTGCTGCGCCGCCGCCTCGACCAGAGCTGGCCGGACTGGCGCGTTGACGACGCGCGCGGCGTCTACGAAGCCATCGACGACATCATGGAGGTGGCGGTTTCCAGCCGCGGCGAGGGCAAGGAGGCGCGCACACGCGCGCGCATCGATCGCGTGCTGACACACCGCATCTTCGGCCCCGTCATCTTCGTGCTGCTGATGGGAGCGATCTTCCAGTCGGTGTTCGAGTGGGCTGCGCCGGCCATGGACTGGATCGATTCGTCGGTATCCATGTTCGGGAGTTTCGTGGGGGCGCACCTGCCCGACGGCCCCCTGCGCTCGCTGGTGGTGGACGGGGTGATCGCGGGTGTGGGGGCGACGCTGATATTCGTGCCGCAGATCGCGGTGCTGTTCTTCTTCCTCTCCGTGATGGAGGGGTCGGGCTACATGGCCCGCGCCGCATTCATCATGGACCGGGTGATGGGGCGGGTGGGCCTCTCCGGACGTTCCTTCATCCCGCTGCTGTCGTCGTTCGCCTGCGCCATCCCGGGCATCATGGCCACGCGCACCATCGACAACCGGCGCGACCGCATCACCACCATGATGATCGCGCCCTTCATGTCATGTTCGGCGCGGCTGCCGGTGTACGCGGTGCTGATCGGTGCGTTCATCCCGCGCACGCGCATCGGCTTCCTCACCCTGCCGGGTATCACGCTGTTCTCGATGTACTTCCTCGGTATCGTGGCCGCCATCGCGGTGGCGGCGGTGCTCAAGCGCACGGCGCTGCGGGGCGGAAAACCGCTGTACGTCATGGAATTGCCGCCGTACCGCATGCCGGCGTGGCGCACGGTCGTGCACACGGTGCGCGAACGCAGCCTGCTCTTCCTGCAGAAGGCGGGCACGGTGATCCTGGCCGTATCGATCATCCTGTGGTTCCTCGCCTCCTACCCGGGTGCGGGCGAGCAGGGCAGGGAGTTGGAGGCGCGCATCGATGTCGCCGCGCAGGCCGGTGACGTCGTCACCGCCGACGCACTGCGCAACGAACTGGCCGGGCTGAACCTGCGCGACTCGTTTGCGGGCCGCGGCGGGCGCCTGCTGGAGCCGCTCATCGAGCCACTGGGGTTCGACTGGCGCATCGGCATCGGATTGATCACCTCGTTCGCGGCGCGTGAGGTCATGGTGTCGACCATGGCCACGGTGTTCAACCTGGGCGAGAGCGACGCGGGCCTGCACACACTGCGCGACAAGCTGCGCCTGGCCACGGACGCGGAGACGGGTGCGCGCGCCTACTCCTCCCTCACCGCGGTGAGCCTGATGGTGTTCTTCGTGCTGGCCTGCCAGTGCATGTCGACGGTGGCGGTGGTGCGGCGCGAAACCAACTCGTGGCGCTGGCCGCTGTTCATGATGGTGATGATGAACGCGCTCGCGTGGATTGTGAGCTTTGCCGTGTTCCAGGGCGGGCGGCTCATCGGCCTGGGATAG
- a CDS encoding ferrous iron transport protein A, which yields MKTVRLDHLTPGARAIIQDIVGGGPLVRRLMDLGLVPGTPVHYVRSAPLGDPLELVVRGTHLSLRRSEAARVHVEPV from the coding sequence ATGAAGACGGTTCGTCTCGACCATCTGACACCGGGCGCTCGCGCCATCATCCAGGACATCGTCGGTGGCGGTCCGCTGGTGCGCCGTCTGATGGACCTGGGGCTCGTGCCCGGCACCCCCGTTCACTACGTTCGTTCCGCGCCGCTCGGGGATCCGCTGGAGCTGGTCGTGCGCGGAACGCACCTCTCGCTGCGGCGCTCGGAGGCCGCCCGGGTCCATGTCGAGCCTGTCTGA
- a CDS encoding metal-dependent transcriptional regulator gives MEIWKRYQEKELSHSMAHYLQAVAALKKEKGFARVGDIADHLGVSKSGVTSMLRSLAARGLVDHERYGCVELTDTGKELAARTQCNRELLTVFFRDVLGVPAEVANEDACMIEHLVSQEAMTRLLRLTAILSSGEEDTAPVLDRYRRTRRVCPHHDVEACDICEEHCLVEMIARDLPRPRVAAERTR, from the coding sequence ATGGAAATCTGGAAGCGCTATCAGGAAAAGGAACTCTCCCACTCGATGGCTCACTACCTGCAGGCGGTGGCCGCGCTCAAGAAGGAGAAGGGATTCGCGCGTGTCGGCGACATCGCCGACCACCTCGGGGTCTCCAAGAGCGGTGTTACCTCCATGCTGCGCTCCCTGGCCGCCCGTGGCCTGGTGGACCACGAGCGTTACGGCTGCGTGGAACTCACCGATACCGGAAAGGAACTCGCCGCGCGCACCCAGTGCAACCGCGAATTGCTTACCGTCTTCTTTCGCGATGTGCTCGGCGTCCCCGCCGAGGTGGCCAACGAAGATGCCTGTATGATCGAGCACCTGGTGAGCCAGGAGGCGATGACGCGGCTGTTGCGTCTCACCGCGATCCTCAGCTCCGGCGAAGAGGATACCGCGCCGGTTCTGGATCGCTACCGGCGCACGCGGCGCGTGTGCCCGCACCACGACGTGGAAGCGTGTGATATCTGTGAAGAACACTGCCTGGTCGAGATGATCGCGCGCGACCTGCCCCGGCCCCGCGTCGCCGCGGAGCGCACGCGATGA
- a CDS encoding secondary thiamine-phosphate synthase enzyme YjbQ, giving the protein MKWLQRQIDLAPRARGFHLVTAEILRALPELAGFRVGVAHLFLLHTSASLCVNENADPDVRGDLERHFNLLAPESAPHYEHTVEGPDDMPAHIKAALIGTGISIPITGGAFNLGTWQGIFLCEHRDRAGSRSLVVTIQGEDG; this is encoded by the coding sequence ATGAAATGGTTACAACGGCAAATCGACCTGGCCCCGCGGGCACGGGGCTTTCACCTGGTCACCGCGGAGATCCTGAGGGCGCTGCCCGAACTGGCCGGATTCCGCGTGGGGGTCGCCCACCTGTTCCTGCTCCACACCTCGGCGTCGCTGTGCGTCAACGAGAATGCCGACCCCGACGTGCGCGGTGACCTGGAGCGGCATTTCAACCTGCTCGCCCCGGAGAGCGCCCCGCACTATGAACATACCGTCGAGGGCCCGGACGACATGCCGGCGCACATCAAGGCCGCGCTCATCGGAACCGGCATCAGCATCCCCATCACCGGCGGCGCCTTCAACCTGGGCACGTGGCAGGGGATCTTTCTGTGCGAGCACCGCGACCGCGCCGGGTCGCGCAGCCTCGTGGTCACCATCCAGGGAGAAGACGGCTAG
- a CDS encoding MFS transporter has protein sequence MSLRTDIAVMPRPVWVLFAGTLVNRFGSFVLVFLALYLTRKGFSAPQAGFALGAYGVGAIGASIVGGWLADHIGRRNSIVLSMLLSAAVMLAFLGAEGYLLLVVLAALAGFCAELYRPAASALIADVTEPAQRVTAYALYRLAINLGFAVGPAVGGFIAERSFTLLFVGDAITSVIYAGIALFALPNRVGEQHETDERRSALPVILRDTPFLLFIASTLAASAVFMQFVSSYPLQVEAYGHSSAMFGILISMNGVIICLTELPLTSYTRRRPARRVMTLGMLVIGAGFLMTGFVRSVPLLMLTVVVWTVGEMLYFPMASAHVANVSPPDMRGRYQGAWGIAWGFGAVLGPVGGTALFALDPRMVWFVCALVSAVGAWLVLHATRVTQPVVPAASQV, from the coding sequence ATGTCACTTCGAACCGATATCGCTGTCATGCCCCGGCCGGTGTGGGTCCTGTTTGCGGGGACCCTGGTCAACCGTTTCGGGAGTTTCGTGCTGGTGTTCCTGGCACTGTACCTCACGCGCAAAGGGTTCAGCGCGCCACAGGCGGGCTTCGCCCTGGGCGCTTACGGCGTGGGTGCGATTGGCGCGTCCATCGTTGGCGGGTGGCTGGCGGACCACATCGGGCGGCGCAACAGCATCGTGCTGTCGATGCTGCTTTCCGCCGCGGTCATGCTCGCCTTCCTGGGTGCCGAAGGCTACCTGCTGCTGGTGGTTCTCGCCGCGTTGGCCGGCTTCTGCGCCGAGCTGTACCGGCCGGCTGCGTCGGCGCTCATCGCGGACGTCACCGAACCCGCGCAGCGGGTGACCGCCTACGCGCTGTACCGTCTCGCCATCAACCTGGGCTTCGCGGTCGGCCCCGCGGTGGGCGGGTTCATCGCGGAGCGTTCCTTCACGCTCCTCTTCGTCGGTGATGCCATCACCTCGGTGATCTACGCGGGCATCGCGCTGTTTGCGCTGCCCAACCGCGTCGGTGAGCAGCACGAAACGGACGAACGCCGCAGCGCGTTGCCGGTCATTCTGCGCGACACGCCTTTCCTGCTCTTCATTGCGTCGACGCTGGCCGCCTCCGCGGTCTTCATGCAGTTCGTTTCCAGCTACCCGCTGCAGGTCGAGGCCTACGGGCACTCGAGCGCCATGTTCGGCATCCTGATTTCGATGAACGGCGTCATCATCTGTCTCACCGAACTGCCGCTGACCTCGTACACGCGGCGGCGCCCGGCGCGGCGCGTGATGACGCTGGGGATGCTGGTAATCGGGGCCGGCTTTCTCATGACGGGATTCGTGCGCAGCGTCCCGCTGCTCATGCTCACGGTCGTAGTCTGGACGGTCGGCGAGATGCTCTACTTTCCAATGGCCTCCGCACACGTGGCCAACGTGTCGCCACCCGATATGCGCGGGCGCTACCAGGGTGCGTGGGGGATCGCGTGGGGTTTCGGTGCGGTGCTGGGACCTGTCGGAGGCACGGCGCTGTTTGCGCTTGATCCGCGCATGGTGTGGTTCGTGTGCGCACTCGTATCGGCGGTGGGGGCGTGGCTGGTGCTGCACGCCACGCGCGTGACGCAACCAGTGGTGCCAGCCGCGTCGCAGGTCTAG
- a CDS encoding trans-2-enoyl-CoA reductase family protein, with amino-acid sequence MIIKPKVRGFVCVTTHPTGCTANVREQVEFVRSKPTLAGGPKRVLVVGASTGYGLGSRINAAFGCGAATVGVFLERPPADNRPATAGWYNSVAFESEARAAGLVARSLNVDAYSDEAKARTIEMLRGIGPIDLLVYSLASPKRTLPGTGETSKSTLKPIGATYHGKTVDTDRAVVGDVTIEPANEEEIRETIQVMGGEDWEMWVDVLDGAGLLADGCRSVAYTYIGPRLTWPIYRDGTIGRAKEDLERAGKAIDARLAAKGGHAFVSVMKAVVTQASSAIPVVPLYISLLFKIMKENGTHEGCIEQTQRMFARLYAAGDTPVDQKGRLRLDDWEMREDVQAEVDRVWPSITTGNLNTLTDFDGYRAEFLKLFGFGLAGVDYDADVDPVVAFEEAV; translated from the coding sequence ATGATCATCAAGCCGAAGGTTCGTGGATTCGTGTGTGTCACCACCCATCCCACCGGTTGCACGGCCAATGTGCGCGAGCAGGTTGAATTCGTGCGCTCCAAACCCACGCTTGCGGGTGGTCCCAAACGCGTGCTGGTGGTGGGCGCGTCGACCGGTTACGGCCTGGGTTCGCGCATAAACGCCGCATTCGGGTGCGGCGCGGCCACGGTGGGTGTGTTCCTCGAGCGGCCGCCAGCCGACAACCGCCCCGCCACCGCGGGCTGGTACAACTCGGTTGCGTTCGAAAGCGAAGCGCGCGCGGCGGGTCTGGTGGCGCGGAGCCTCAACGTCGACGCGTACTCCGATGAGGCCAAGGCGCGCACCATCGAAATGCTGCGCGGCATTGGCCCCATCGACCTGCTGGTCTACAGCCTGGCCTCGCCCAAGCGCACGCTTCCGGGGACGGGTGAGACGAGCAAGTCGACCTTGAAGCCCATCGGCGCCACCTACCACGGCAAGACCGTCGATACCGACCGCGCCGTGGTGGGTGATGTCACCATCGAGCCCGCGAACGAAGAAGAGATCCGCGAAACCATCCAGGTCATGGGCGGCGAGGACTGGGAGATGTGGGTGGACGTGCTGGACGGCGCGGGGCTCCTCGCGGACGGCTGCCGCAGCGTGGCGTACACGTATATCGGCCCCCGGCTCACCTGGCCCATCTATCGCGACGGCACCATCGGCCGCGCCAAGGAGGACCTGGAGCGTGCCGGCAAGGCGATCGATGCGCGCCTGGCGGCAAAGGGCGGCCACGCGTTCGTGTCGGTGATGAAGGCCGTCGTCACCCAGGCGAGTTCCGCCATTCCGGTGGTGCCGCTGTACATCTCGCTGCTCTTCAAGATCATGAAGGAGAACGGCACCCACGAGGGGTGCATCGAACAGACGCAGCGCATGTTCGCGCGGCTCTACGCCGCGGGGGACACGCCGGTGGACCAGAAGGGACGCCTGCGCCTGGACGACTGGGAGATGCGCGAGGACGTGCAGGCGGAGGTGGACCGCGTTTGGCCGTCCATCACCACCGGGAATCTCAACACGTTGACCGACTTTGATGGCTACCGGGCGGAGTTTCTGAAGCTGTTCGGTTTCGGTCTGGCCGGGGTCGACTACGACGCCGACGTCGACCCGGTGGTGGCGTTCGAAGAGGCGGTCTAG
- a CDS encoding isocitrate/isopropylmalate dehydrogenase family protein codes for MAKHRVVLLPGDGIGPEVVEAARCVVDASGPEIEWIPMEIGAGAFETHGDTLPPAVLDEIRRCGVALKGPTTTPIGKGHVSANVRLRKELSLYANIRPVKTVPGLETPFGKTDLVIVRENTESLYAGLENEVAPGVVTSIKVITETASRRIAKFAFEHAIKWGRHRVTAVHKANIMKKADGLFLECARQESLPYEGRVKFDDVLVDALAMKLVTNPGQYDMLLLENLYGDIVSDLAAGLIGGLGLAPGANYGPDCAVFEAIHGSAPDIAGKGIANPIAMILSAAMMCHHLGDTESYVRIRKSVRTVTRDHAQVLTPDLGHTGTTRSVTDAIVEEIHRRRRDTVID; via the coding sequence ATGGCAAAGCATCGGGTCGTCCTGTTGCCGGGCGACGGAATCGGCCCCGAGGTGGTGGAGGCGGCGCGCTGCGTCGTAGACGCGTCCGGGCCCGAGATCGAATGGATCCCCATGGAGATCGGGGCCGGTGCCTTCGAGACGCACGGCGATACGCTGCCGCCCGCGGTGCTGGACGAGATCCGGCGCTGCGGCGTGGCCCTCAAGGGGCCCACCACCACGCCCATCGGCAAGGGGCACGTGTCCGCCAACGTGCGTTTGCGCAAGGAGCTCTCGCTCTACGCCAATATTCGTCCCGTCAAGACCGTGCCGGGGCTGGAGACGCCCTTCGGCAAGACCGACCTGGTGATCGTGCGCGAGAACACCGAGAGCCTCTACGCCGGCCTCGAGAACGAAGTCGCGCCCGGCGTGGTGACGTCCATCAAGGTCATCACCGAGACCGCCAGCCGGCGCATCGCCAAATTCGCCTTCGAGCACGCCATCAAGTGGGGGCGCCATCGCGTGACCGCGGTGCACAAGGCCAACATCATGAAGAAAGCGGACGGCCTGTTCCTGGAGTGCGCCCGCCAGGAGTCGCTGCCCTACGAAGGCCGCGTCAAGTTCGATGATGTGCTGGTCGACGCGCTGGCCATGAAGCTGGTGACCAACCCCGGGCAGTACGACATGCTGTTGCTGGAGAATCTCTACGGCGATATCGTGAGCGACCTGGCCGCCGGCCTGATCGGCGGTCTGGGTCTCGCGCCGGGTGCGAACTACGGGCCGGATTGCGCGGTCTTCGAGGCCATCCACGGGTCGGCGCCGGACATCGCCGGCAAGGGCATCGCCAATCCCATCGCGATGATTCTCTCCGCAGCGATGATGTGCCACCACCTGGGCGACACGGAATCGTACGTGCGCATACGCAAGTCGGTGCGCACGGTGACCCGGGATCACGCCCAGGTGCTGACGCCGGACCTCGGTCACACGGGCACCACCCGGTCGGTCACCGACGCCATTGTGGAAGAGATTCACCGTCGCCGCCGTGACACGGTGATCGACTAG
- a CDS encoding LIM domain-containing protein, producing MRFLLIAFLLLAVLAGAASAQESPGVCASCGEPIDGPYFTTKGLSYHANHFRCAHCDLAISGSYSEYQGKVYHNDCFRDHVALRCSLCNATITGEYLQDYWGNSYCQHHDGVAPVCDSCGRFISEPLTGGGVRYDDGRFVCNVCRPKSITDVGEILTLVNEVAGHMKAFGMNVDYEGVQIHLVGREKMQKLSGHHSDGLRGFTDYREQFRLLGYSRGRRMNMYLLYGMPRMEIISTIAHELAHIWQFNQGQFKSERAWSEGSCNYAAFLVLAQYPGRESSFFRVSLTRDGDDVYGDGFRRVKTLAEAEGAGTWLRYLSKDRQFPPGY from the coding sequence ATGCGGTTCCTGCTGATTGCATTCCTGCTCCTCGCCGTCCTGGCGGGTGCCGCCTCGGCCCAGGAGTCGCCCGGCGTGTGCGCCAGTTGCGGTGAACCCATCGACGGACCCTACTTCACCACCAAGGGGCTCTCCTACCACGCCAACCACTTCCGCTGCGCCCACTGCGACCTCGCCATCAGCGGCTCCTACAGCGAGTACCAGGGGAAGGTCTATCACAACGATTGCTTCCGCGATCACGTGGCGCTGCGCTGCTCGCTGTGCAATGCAACCATCACCGGTGAGTACCTGCAGGACTACTGGGGCAACTCGTACTGCCAGCACCACGACGGTGTCGCGCCGGTGTGCGACTCATGCGGGCGGTTCATTTCCGAGCCACTGACCGGTGGCGGCGTGCGCTACGACGACGGTCGCTTCGTGTGCAACGTCTGCCGCCCGAAATCAATCACCGACGTCGGCGAGATACTGACCCTGGTCAACGAGGTCGCCGGGCACATGAAGGCGTTCGGGATGAACGTGGACTACGAGGGTGTGCAGATCCATCTGGTGGGGCGCGAGAAGATGCAGAAACTCTCCGGGCACCATTCGGACGGCCTGCGCGGCTTCACCGACTACCGCGAGCAATTCCGCCTGCTGGGGTACTCGAGGGGCAGGCGCATGAACATGTACCTGCTGTACGGCATGCCGCGCATGGAGATCATCAGCACCATCGCCCACGAACTGGCGCACATCTGGCAATTCAACCAGGGGCAGTTCAAGTCGGAGCGCGCGTGGTCGGAGGGGAGCTGCAACTACGCCGCGTTCCTGGTCCTGGCCCAGTACCCCGGCCGGGAAAGCTCGTTCTTCCGCGTGAGTCTCACCCGCGACGGCGACGACGTGTACGGCGACGGATTCCGCCGCGTGAAAACGCTCGCCGAGGCCGAAGGTGCGGGCACCTGGCTGCGCTACCTGTCCAAAGACCGGCAATTCCCACCCGGCTACTAG